Proteins found in one Staphylococcus durrellii genomic segment:
- a CDS encoding glycosyltransferase family 2 protein encodes MYMRRATISRKKSGNKKDVSIIIPARNEAKNLPKLLNSIAKDSQIEVIVMDDDSTDNTPAIAKHYNAKVHTVNNDMTWKGKSHACWEGSQYATNDLLMFIDADVQFTSDDSIWRILYQYSLQGNKGLLSIQPFHNIKHLYENCSAIFNLMTVVGMNKFSINRSLNERQSAFGPLILTNKRDYELTHGHLNAKDKVIEGFALSNVYHNHDLPVDLFEGQGVVNFRMYPQGFRALLEGWSKHFALGSKETKRATLSLIVLWLLGSSISTLSILLSLKLGILYLILAVTIYFIYVLQFHKFIRRTGDFNFIASIGHPLLFVCFIGIFFKSWLDINVFKRVQWKGRNIDL; translated from the coding sequence ATGTACATGCGTCGAGCTACGATTAGTCGAAAAAAGAGTGGAAATAAGAAAGACGTCAGTATTATTATTCCTGCTAGAAATGAAGCGAAAAATTTACCTAAATTACTTAACAGTATTGCTAAAGACTCACAAATAGAAGTAATAGTCATGGATGATGATTCAACAGACAACACACCGGCAATTGCAAAACATTACAACGCAAAAGTACATACTGTTAATAACGATATGACATGGAAAGGGAAATCACATGCATGCTGGGAAGGAAGTCAGTATGCAACAAACGATTTATTGATGTTTATTGACGCTGATGTGCAATTTACAAGTGATGATAGTATATGGCGTATATTGTATCAATATAGTTTGCAAGGAAATAAAGGTTTACTTTCTATACAGCCTTTCCATAATATAAAACATTTATATGAAAATTGTTCTGCTATATTTAATTTAATGACGGTTGTAGGAATGAACAAATTTTCAATAAATAGGTCATTAAATGAGAGGCAAAGTGCATTCGGTCCATTAATTTTAACGAACAAGCGAGATTATGAACTGACACATGGCCATTTAAATGCTAAAGATAAAGTGATTGAAGGTTTTGCCTTAAGCAATGTATATCATAATCATGATTTACCTGTTGATTTATTTGAAGGGCAAGGCGTGGTAAATTTTAGGATGTATCCTCAGGGTTTTAGAGCGCTACTAGAAGGTTGGAGTAAACACTTTGCACTTGGTTCTAAAGAGACCAAAAGAGCCACACTTAGTTTAATTGTTTTATGGTTATTAGGATCTAGTATATCTACCTTGAGTATTCTACTTTCACTCAAACTAGGTATCTTATATTTAATTTTAGCAGTTACTATTTATTTTATTTATGTGCTGCAATTCCACAAATTTATTCGAAGAACGGGCGATTTTAATTTCATTGCAAGTATTGGTCACCCATTGCTATTTGTCTGTTTTATTGGAATATTTTTTAAATCGTGGTTAGATATCAATGTGTTTAAACGCGTGCAGTGGAAAGGTCGGAATATAGATTTATAG